One genomic segment of Pseudomonadota bacterium includes these proteins:
- a CDS encoding alpha/beta hydrolase, with protein MNAADRHLAVPGARLRYRDEGAGPAVVLVHGWTLDLDVWQPQAALAASQRVVRYDRRGFGLSTGKPSLMDDVVDLHTLLGTLGIDHPLLVGTSQGARVVLEFAARHPGAARGLVLDGAPPLADADLPMTLFRELAARSGMAAFRAAWRAHPLTQLLTADPRLHELLAEILARYPGHDLLAPPADPHPGIGEAPLGRIRTPSLVVNGARDLDSRQRAGLRLQALLPDAEHVFVQEAAHLPNLDAPQRYNQILAEFARRHVPAAA; from the coding sequence ATGAACGCCGCGGACCGCCACCTTGCAGTGCCCGGCGCCCGTCTGCGTTACCGCGACGAGGGCGCGGGCCCCGCCGTCGTGCTGGTGCACGGCTGGACGCTGGATCTCGATGTGTGGCAGCCGCAGGCGGCGCTCGCCGCCAGCCAGCGCGTGGTGCGTTACGACCGGCGCGGCTTCGGCCTATCTACCGGCAAACCTTCGTTGATGGACGACGTCGTCGACCTGCACACGCTGCTCGGCACGCTCGGGATCGACCACCCGCTGCTGGTCGGCACGTCGCAGGGAGCGCGGGTGGTGCTGGAGTTCGCGGCACGCCATCCTGGCGCCGCGCGGGGACTGGTGCTCGACGGCGCACCGCCGCTGGCGGACGCCGACCTGCCAATGACCCTGTTCCGCGAGCTCGCTGCGCGCAGCGGCATGGCCGCATTCCGTGCGGCCTGGCGCGCCCATCCGCTGACCCAGCTGCTGACCGCCGATCCGCGGTTGCACGAGCTGCTCGCCGAAATCCTCGCCCGGTATCCGGGCCACGACCTGCTCGCCCCGCCCGCGGATCCGCACCCGGGGATCGGCGAGGCGCCGCTGGGCCGCATCCGTACGCCGTCGCTGGTGGTGAACGGTGCGCGCGATCTCGACAGCCGCCAGCGCGCCGGTCTGCGCTTGCAAGCGCTGCTGCCGGACGCCGAACATGTGTTCGTGCAGGAGGCCGCGCACCTGCCGAATCTCGATGCGCCGCAGCGCTACAACCAGATCCTGGCCGAGTTCGCGCGCCGGCATGTGCCGGCCGCCGCCTGA
- a CDS encoding IclR family transcriptional regulator C-terminal domain-containing protein: protein MPQKNSARREVMGGLAKGLAVIKTFSRDHSSLTLSEIAAAAKMPPATARRCLLTLEELGYVTQRGRAFLLRPKVLELGAAYLESMDIEHLTKTHLEELARLTGDSAALSVLDGHDIVYVARTSVRTLVRLEAHVGSRFPAHVTSMGRVLLAGLTPEHLEQYFRTQKFVALTTQTVTEPKKLQALIAECRRAGYSAVEDELAYGVVAVAVPVFDQSGRVVAALNSSSHSRRVSKASLVRQRFAMLRKASREISVELARLPGIALSAQI, encoded by the coding sequence ATGCCGCAGAAGAATTCCGCTCGCCGCGAAGTGATGGGGGGTCTCGCCAAGGGACTGGCGGTCATCAAGACGTTCTCCCGCGATCACTCCTCGCTCACGCTGTCCGAGATCGCCGCGGCCGCGAAGATGCCTCCGGCTACCGCGCGCCGCTGTCTGCTGACGCTGGAAGAACTCGGGTATGTCACGCAGCGCGGACGCGCTTTCTTGCTGCGGCCGAAAGTGCTCGAGCTCGGCGCCGCGTATCTCGAATCGATGGACATCGAGCACCTGACGAAGACGCACCTCGAGGAACTGGCGCGCCTCACCGGAGATTCCGCCGCGCTCTCGGTGCTCGACGGCCACGACATCGTGTACGTCGCGCGCACCTCGGTGCGCACGCTGGTGCGTCTCGAAGCGCACGTCGGGAGCCGTTTTCCCGCGCACGTCACCTCGATGGGCCGCGTGTTGCTCGCCGGACTCACGCCCGAACACCTGGAGCAATATTTCCGCACGCAGAAGTTCGTCGCGCTCACCACGCAGACGGTGACCGAGCCGAAGAAACTCCAGGCGTTGATCGCCGAGTGCCGGCGCGCCGGCTACTCCGCGGTCGAGGACGAGCTCGCGTATGGCGTCGTGGCCGTTGCGGTGCCGGTGTTCGACCAGTCCGGGCGCGTGGTGGCCGCGTTGAACAGCTCCAGTCATTCGCGCCGCGTCTCCAAGGCTTCGCTGGTGCGCCAGCGTTTCGCCATGTTGCGCAAGGCGAGCCGCGAAATTTCCGTCGAGCTGGCCCGGCTGCCGGGCATCGCACTCAGCGCGCAGATCTGA